Proteins co-encoded in one Desulfofundulus luciae genomic window:
- the pknB gene encoding Stk1 family PASTA domain-containing Ser/Thr kinase: protein MIGRQLGNRYEILEQLGGGGMAIVYKGRDTFLNRLVTIKVLRPEFSSDKDFTRRFRREAQAVASLSHPNIVSIYDVGQEDDIQYLVMEYVDGEDLKTVIRREGALSPEKAVQIAFQVLDALEHAHENNIVHRDIKPHNILITKSGRAKLTDFGIAREATAATVTQTDTIVGSVHYLSPEQARGELAGPQSDIYSLGVVLYEMLTGSVPFAGDSPIAVAIKHIQEEPEPPSRRNPGISPGLEQVVLRAMQKNPQSRFASAREMARHLEDLFARDGEEATRFIPLDEMATRVLKPVEKPREEGVRRRKLRPVGWVVLALLLLALLSGGAFALNNYLKGPTPVTVPSVINKELSEAQKILTNLGLQVAVRKEHHPRIPEGYVIDQDIGPGDAPVKPPRVITLTVSLGPDLREVPDLYRLSLEDARIRLAESGLVLAEQVQRGYDDNVPPDLIFQQSPAAGERVAPNTPVTVYLSLGPKPRQSKVPNLIGLTLDQARAKLAENNLSLDENVEWVESTDYFQNQVVSQDPAPDSMVDQGTSVKVTLSKGPGPVPREARVRVPLDNDGQAHQVKIVINDVRGTTLAYVNTHQPGEKVETTVRYYGRATIQIYVDNKLVRQKALQEGKNDDDD from the coding sequence ATGATTGGGAGGCAGTTGGGGAACCGGTACGAAATCCTGGAACAACTGGGCGGCGGGGGAATGGCCATTGTTTATAAAGGCCGGGATACTTTTTTAAACCGCCTGGTGACCATCAAGGTCCTGCGCCCCGAATTCTCCTCGGATAAAGACTTTACCCGTCGTTTTCGCCGGGAAGCCCAGGCGGTGGCCAGCCTTTCCCACCCCAATATCGTGTCCATTTACGATGTGGGGCAGGAAGATGATATCCAGTACCTGGTAATGGAGTATGTGGACGGGGAGGACTTAAAAACCGTCATTCGCCGGGAAGGGGCCCTGTCTCCGGAAAAGGCGGTGCAGATTGCTTTCCAGGTCCTGGATGCCCTGGAACACGCCCACGAGAACAACATCGTGCACCGGGATATTAAACCCCATAATATCCTTATCACGAAGAGCGGGCGGGCAAAACTAACTGATTTCGGCATTGCCCGGGAAGCCACAGCGGCAACCGTCACGCAGACCGACACCATTGTGGGGTCGGTGCACTACCTCTCGCCGGAGCAGGCCCGGGGGGAACTGGCCGGCCCCCAGTCGGATATTTATTCCCTGGGCGTAGTCCTTTATGAAATGCTTACCGGCAGCGTACCCTTTGCCGGGGACAGTCCCATTGCCGTAGCCATTAAACACATCCAGGAAGAACCGGAGCCTCCCTCCCGGCGCAATCCCGGTATTTCCCCGGGACTGGAGCAGGTGGTCCTGCGAGCCATGCAGAAAAATCCCCAATCACGTTTTGCTTCTGCCCGGGAGATGGCCCGGCACCTGGAAGACCTTTTTGCCCGGGACGGTGAAGAGGCCACCCGTTTCATTCCCCTGGATGAGATGGCCACCCGGGTGCTCAAGCCGGTAGAGAAGCCCAGGGAGGAAGGGGTGCGCCGTCGCAAGTTGCGTCCGGTGGGATGGGTGGTCCTGGCCCTTCTCCTGCTGGCCCTTTTGTCAGGGGGCGCATTTGCCCTGAACAATTATCTTAAAGGACCGACCCCGGTAACAGTGCCGTCGGTGATAAACAAGGAGTTATCCGAGGCCCAGAAGATACTGACCAATTTAGGACTGCAGGTGGCGGTACGCAAGGAGCACCATCCCAGGATCCCCGAGGGATATGTAATTGACCAGGATATTGGCCCTGGAGATGCGCCGGTAAAGCCTCCCCGGGTCATCACCCTCACGGTCAGCCTGGGCCCCGACCTGCGGGAAGTACCCGACCTGTACCGGCTGAGTCTGGAAGACGCGCGCATACGCCTGGCTGAAAGTGGTCTGGTCCTGGCCGAACAGGTGCAGAGAGGTTACGACGATAACGTTCCCCCGGATCTGATCTTTCAACAATCTCCTGCCGCCGGCGAACGAGTAGCTCCCAACACCCCGGTGACGGTTTATCTTTCCCTGGGACCAAAGCCCAGGCAGTCCAAGGTGCCCAACCTCATCGGGCTGACCCTGGACCAAGCCCGAGCCAAGCTGGCCGAAAACAACCTGAGCCTGGATGAAAATGTCGAGTGGGTTGAGAGTACCGATTACTTCCAGAATCAGGTGGTCAGTCAGGATCCTGCTCCCGACAGCATGGTTGACCAGGGCACGTCCGTAAAGGTAACCTTAAGCAAGGGGCCGGGACCCGTACCCAGGGAGGCCCGGGTGAGGGTGCCCCTTGACAACGATGGGCAGGCTCACCAGGTCAAGATTGTGATTAACGATGTCCGGGGAACCACTTTAGCCTATGTAAATACTCATCAACCGGGGGAGAAAGTGGAAACGACTGTGCGCTATTACGGCAGGGCCACTATCCAAATATACGTTGATAATAAACTGGTGAGACAGAAAGCTCTTCAAGAGGGAAAGAACGATGACGATGATTGA
- a CDS encoding peptidoglycan D,D-transpeptidase FtsI family protein gives MKTNIRRLSYVILGSFVLLSLYIGYINVFLGPALATDPHNRRLAVYEAKVHRGTIYDRRGTVLAKSQEGRRSYPLGKNAAQVVGFISQRYGRTGLESAYDRYLLAMTDEDKIEVIIDRLLGRPRVGNDVVVTLDARLQLLAMRLLGNRRGAVVALDPRNGEILALASSPSYDPNAIGQPAGRSRDGKVLAVYDLLQKDKRAPLLNRATQGAYPPGSTFKLITAAGALTTNPKVNERIFNCQGSLIIDGFRLTDTAAHGEVDFRRALAVSCNTTFARLGLEMGAERFYQTARAFGLTLNPWAGGLPEVAYRPGTLTPPEKMNKPQLASSAIGQGEVLVNPLQMALVAAAIANDGVIMHPHLLARVQDPYGGVLLQSVPRPWLTAISPEVAGVIKEAMVDVVREGTGRGAALPGITVAGKTGSAQNPRGDTHAWFVGFAPAERPRVVVAVIVENGGAGGVVAAPIAREIIRAVLTAGP, from the coding sequence ATGAAAACAAACATCCGTCGACTAAGCTATGTGATCCTGGGTTCCTTTGTCCTGTTAAGCCTTTATATTGGTTATATCAATGTATTCCTTGGTCCGGCGCTGGCCACAGATCCCCATAACCGGCGCCTGGCGGTTTACGAGGCCAAAGTGCATCGGGGAACCATCTACGACCGCCGGGGAACGGTACTGGCAAAAAGCCAGGAGGGCAGGCGCAGTTACCCCCTGGGGAAAAATGCAGCTCAGGTAGTTGGTTTTATCTCCCAGCGTTACGGGCGCACCGGCCTGGAATCGGCGTATGACCGTTACCTTTTAGCCATGACCGACGAAGATAAAATTGAGGTGATTATTGACCGACTGCTGGGGCGTCCCCGGGTGGGCAACGATGTGGTAGTTACCCTAGATGCCCGCCTACAGCTACTGGCCATGCGGCTTCTCGGCAACCGTCGGGGTGCAGTTGTGGCGCTGGATCCAAGAAACGGGGAGATTTTAGCCCTCGCCAGCAGTCCCAGTTACGATCCCAATGCCATCGGGCAACCGGCCGGGCGTTCCCGTGACGGTAAGGTTCTCGCCGTATACGATTTGTTGCAGAAGGATAAAAGGGCACCGCTTTTAAACCGGGCTACCCAGGGAGCCTATCCACCCGGTTCAACCTTTAAATTAATCACCGCAGCCGGTGCCCTGACTACAAATCCCAAGGTGAACGAACGTATTTTTAATTGTCAGGGCAGTCTAATAATTGACGGCTTTCGACTTACCGATACTGCAGCCCATGGGGAGGTGGATTTTCGCCGTGCCCTGGCGGTGTCCTGCAATACCACTTTTGCCCGCTTGGGCCTGGAAATGGGAGCAGAAAGGTTTTACCAGACTGCCCGCGCTTTTGGCTTGACTTTAAACCCCTGGGCGGGTGGCCTTCCGGAAGTTGCTTACCGGCCCGGGACCCTCACCCCCCCGGAGAAGATGAATAAACCACAGTTGGCCTCCAGCGCCATCGGCCAGGGGGAGGTGCTGGTCAACCCGTTGCAAATGGCCCTGGTGGCGGCGGCCATTGCCAACGATGGGGTGATTATGCACCCCCATCTTTTAGCCCGGGTGCAGGACCCGTACGGAGGGGTGCTTTTACAGTCTGTCCCACGGCCATGGCTTACCGCGATCAGTCCGGAGGTTGCCGGTGTCATCAAGGAGGCTATGGTGGATGTGGTAAGGGAGGGAACCGGCAGGGGGGCGGCTCTTCCCGGCATAACCGTGGCTGGTAAAACAGGCTCGGCACAGAATCCCAGGGGGGACACCCATGCCTGGTTTGTCGGCTTTGCCCCGGCCGAGAGGCCCCGGGTGGTGGTGGCGGTGATTGTGGAAAACGGTGGTGCCGGCGGGGTGGTGGCTGCCCCCATTGCCCGGGAGATAATCCGGGCGGTACTGACTGCCGGCCCGTAG
- a CDS encoding FtsW/RodA/SpoVE family cell cycle protein — MFFPRTYHLRAVEGKLLFWAFAYLLVGAGALYFLKPAPSTAVVLVGALTTMAAFWGLHYFWSWTSFGGDPFLLPLVALFSSTSLVFLYRLNPAYAFRQFVWLMIGLFTLWMITRFLIRYRVLADYKYVYALTGVIGLLLPIFFGVEQGGAKSWLDLGLFQVQPSEFVKILLVLFLAAFLAENRLALAEGTRTVMGVALPAPQEWGPLLAMWGISLLLLVFQKDLGAALIYFTTFLAMVYTSTARMAYVCLGGALFLAGAAGSYVLFEHVRLRVEVWLNPWQYVETAGYQVVQSLFALAAGGLTGSGLGAGLPQFVPAVHTDFIFAAITEELGLAGGLGLLIIYMLFVYRGFVIALAARDDFACLLATGFTALMGLQAFIIIAGVTKLLPLTGVTLPFVSYGGSSLVANFIILGLLLNISHETQLLKPLEND, encoded by the coding sequence GTGTTTTTTCCGAGGACATACCATTTGCGGGCCGTCGAAGGAAAGTTGCTTTTTTGGGCCTTCGCTTACCTGCTGGTGGGGGCGGGAGCACTTTATTTCCTTAAACCGGCACCGTCCACAGCGGTGGTACTGGTGGGGGCGCTGACCACCATGGCGGCCTTCTGGGGTCTGCACTACTTCTGGTCATGGACCAGTTTTGGCGGGGATCCCTTTTTGCTGCCCCTGGTGGCCCTTTTTTCCTCTACCAGCCTGGTTTTTCTTTATCGTTTAAATCCGGCTTACGCGTTCCGCCAGTTTGTGTGGTTGATGATCGGCCTGTTCACCCTTTGGATGATTACCCGCTTTTTGATCCGTTACCGGGTGCTGGCCGATTATAAGTATGTTTATGCCCTGACGGGGGTAATTGGTCTTTTGCTGCCCATCTTTTTTGGGGTGGAGCAGGGAGGGGCAAAAAGCTGGCTTGATTTAGGATTGTTTCAGGTGCAGCCTTCGGAGTTTGTGAAGATCCTGCTGGTGCTCTTCCTGGCCGCCTTTCTGGCGGAAAACCGCCTGGCCCTGGCTGAAGGCACCCGGACGGTAATGGGCGTAGCCCTGCCGGCACCGCAGGAATGGGGGCCGTTGCTGGCCATGTGGGGTATTTCCCTTTTGCTCTTAGTCTTTCAAAAGGACCTGGGTGCTGCGCTCATTTATTTTACCACCTTTTTAGCCATGGTTTACACCAGCACTGCCCGGATGGCCTATGTTTGCCTGGGAGGGGCGCTCTTTTTAGCCGGGGCGGCAGGCAGCTACGTCCTTTTCGAACACGTGCGGCTGCGGGTGGAAGTCTGGCTCAATCCCTGGCAGTACGTGGAAACCGCCGGTTACCAGGTGGTTCAATCCCTTTTCGCCCTGGCAGCGGGTGGACTCACCGGATCCGGACTAGGTGCCGGCCTGCCCCAGTTCGTTCCGGCGGTGCATACTGATTTTATTTTTGCGGCTATAACTGAGGAATTGGGTCTGGCCGGCGGCCTTGGCCTGTTAATCATTTACATGCTCTTTGTCTACCGGGGGTTCGTTATTGCCCTGGCGGCCCGGGATGATTTTGCCTGTCTTCTGGCAACAGGGTTTACCGCCTTAATGGGACTGCAGGCCTTTATCATTATTGCCGGGGTGACCAAGCTGTTGCCTTTAACCGGCGTTACCTTGCCCTTTGTCAGTTACGGCGGTAGTTCCCTAGTGGCCAATTTCATCATTTTGGGCCTTTTATTGAATATATCCCACGAGACACAGCTTTTAAAGCCGTTGGAAAACGATTAG
- a CDS encoding Stp1/IreP family PP2C-type Ser/Thr phosphatase yields the protein MKWSQASDAGLVRRVNEDSLCVEPGLGLFAVADGMGGHQAGEIASRMAIAELVRFLKAHHPLPDDPGTILVQGVQEANRLVYQLSSSSAGYRGMGTTLTAALVIKDYLYLAHVGDSRIYLLREGKMHQLTEDHSLVQELVRLGGLSEEQARCHPQRNVLTRALGIEPRVEVDGGRVKLQPGDKVLLCTDGLTVHLSPQEIGTLVEKNPDLNRAVNKLLQAALKRGGSDNITVILMAVE from the coding sequence ATGAAGTGGAGTCAAGCCAGTGACGCGGGGCTGGTACGGCGGGTAAATGAAGACAGCCTGTGCGTAGAACCCGGTTTGGGTTTATTTGCCGTGGCCGATGGTATGGGCGGCCATCAGGCCGGCGAAATTGCCAGCCGGATGGCCATCGCCGAACTGGTGCGCTTCCTTAAGGCACACCATCCCCTCCCGGACGATCCGGGAACAATACTGGTACAGGGTGTGCAGGAAGCCAACCGTCTGGTTTATCAGTTATCTTCCAGTAGCGCGGGCTACAGGGGTATGGGTACCACCTTGACCGCGGCACTGGTTATAAAAGATTATCTTTACCTGGCCCATGTAGGAGATAGCCGCATATACCTGTTGCGCGAGGGAAAAATGCACCAGCTTACGGAAGATCATTCCCTGGTGCAGGAACTGGTCCGGCTGGGGGGCCTCAGTGAAGAGCAGGCCCGTTGTCACCCCCAGCGCAATGTGCTCACCCGGGCCCTGGGTATTGAACCCAGGGTAGAAGTGGATGGAGGGCGGGTGAAACTCCAGCCGGGTGACAAAGTACTCTTGTGCACCGATGGTTTAACGGTGCATTTATCGCCCCAGGAGATAGGCACGCTGGTGGAAAAAAACCCGGATTTGAACCGGGCCGTGAACAAGCTGTTGCAGGCCGCCCTGAAGCGGGGTGGCAGTGATAACATTACCGTGATCCTGATGGCGGTGGAATAA
- a CDS encoding FHA domain-containing protein produces MLGLLLTVLRYLFLFLLYAFLFVVVRQMFLGLRENPTTAAAGGGPGSDTKPFPGYREATVPKPGGRLVVLASPDPRLEKGMTFYLGERTTLGRGEHNDLVIPDPFSSQEHAVIFSRGDQYWVQDLGSLNGTYLNEVRLDRPTVLADGDRLRIGGVTFQFVRWAYEVESSQ; encoded by the coding sequence GTGCTGGGTCTTTTGCTGACGGTATTGCGGTATCTTTTCCTCTTTCTCCTCTACGCTTTCTTATTTGTAGTAGTCCGCCAGATGTTTTTGGGCCTACGGGAAAACCCGACCACGGCTGCGGCTGGGGGAGGCCCCGGCAGTGACACTAAGCCTTTCCCTGGTTACCGGGAGGCTACCGTCCCGAAACCGGGTGGGCGGCTGGTGGTTCTGGCCAGTCCCGATCCCCGGCTGGAAAAGGGGATGACCTTTTACCTGGGGGAAAGGACTACCCTGGGCCGGGGAGAACATAACGACCTGGTTATTCCCGATCCTTTTTCCTCCCAGGAGCATGCGGTTATTTTTTCCCGGGGTGACCAGTACTGGGTGCAGGATCTGGGTAGTCTAAACGGTACCTATCTTAATGAGGTGCGCCTGGACCGGCCCACCGTTCTGGCCGATGGCGACCGTTTACGTATCGGCGGTGTTACCTTTCAATTTGTGAGGTGGGCTTATGAAGTGGAGTCAAGCCAGTGA
- a CDS encoding FhaA domain-containing protein, producing MGLFSGLEGSLEKYIEGFFRDKFKGRVQPLEMAKRLAREMRDRKRVSISRVYVPNEFTVYLHPEDYRAVSSIAPLLARELQDYLSQKAQEKNFTLVAPPRVEIQEDAAVPEGQMRIEGRFGEAVYIPGEEEARPAGNREGEFEDTLQYQPARHTAPVPVVPAGPRARLVVKAGPQEGRVFTLRPSTMVIGRRDTCDVVLSDGSVSRRHAQLEYRGGEYVITDLGSTNGVYVNGVRVNTRVLAPGDTIKMGATLCVFEVE from the coding sequence ATGGGACTCTTTTCCGGTTTGGAAGGCAGTTTGGAAAAATACATTGAGGGCTTCTTCCGGGATAAATTTAAAGGCCGGGTACAACCTTTGGAAATGGCCAAGAGGTTGGCCCGGGAAATGCGGGACCGGAAACGGGTAAGTATCAGCCGGGTTTATGTACCCAATGAGTTCACAGTTTATTTACACCCGGAGGATTACCGTGCGGTCTCTTCGATTGCTCCACTTTTGGCCAGGGAGTTACAGGATTACCTGTCCCAAAAAGCGCAAGAAAAAAACTTTACCCTGGTTGCCCCTCCCCGGGTGGAAATCCAGGAGGACGCGGCAGTACCGGAAGGGCAGATGCGTATTGAGGGACGCTTTGGGGAAGCGGTTTACATACCTGGCGAGGAGGAAGCACGCCCGGCTGGAAACAGGGAAGGGGAGTTCGAGGATACCCTGCAATATCAACCGGCCCGGCACACTGCCCCGGTACCGGTGGTTCCCGCGGGGCCCAGGGCGCGCCTGGTGGTCAAGGCCGGCCCCCAGGAAGGAAGGGTTTTCACCCTGCGACCCTCCACCATGGTCATTGGCCGGCGGGATACCTGTGATGTAGTTTTAAGCGATGGCAGTGTCTCCCGCCGTCACGCCCAGCTAGAATACCGGGGCGGCGAGTATGTGATTACAGATTTGGGCAGCACTAACGGTGTTTATGTTAATGGAGTACGGGTGAATACCAGGGTATTAGCTCCGGGGGATACCATTAAAATGGGCGCCACCCTTTGTGTTTTCGAGGTGGAATGA
- the rlmN gene encoding 23S rRNA (adenine(2503)-C(2))-methyltransferase RlmN gives MIGDVDETGNTAMVNLKDLTLDQIKDLLGRLGEPPYRALQLARWLFQRGCPSWDEMTDLPKDLRARLKEMALLRGLTLVQKQVSRRGDTIKYLFGLADAQAVESVFMRHAYGRSACISTQVGCRMGCCFCASTIGGLIRNLSPGEMYDQVLAMQSDVGERISHVVLMGSGEPMDNFDHVMIFLEHLTAPYGLHIGYRHITLSTCGVVPGILKLARRRLPLTLAVSLHAPNDELRNRLVPINRRHPLGELIPACREYIKLTGRRITFEYALLAGVNDSPRCALELARLVKGLLCHINLIPANPVGRRDFSRTPATRVQHFKNLLEKAGLSVTVRRELGSDIDAACGQLRRRVLGLNG, from the coding sequence ATGATAGGTGATGTCGACGAAACGGGGAACACGGCCATGGTTAATTTAAAGGACCTCACCCTTGACCAGATAAAGGACCTTTTAGGCCGGTTGGGGGAACCGCCTTACAGGGCCCTGCAACTGGCCCGCTGGCTTTTTCAGCGGGGTTGCCCGTCCTGGGATGAGATGACCGATTTACCCAAGGACTTGCGGGCCAGGCTAAAAGAAATGGCCCTTTTGCGGGGCTTGACCCTGGTTCAAAAGCAGGTTTCCCGCCGGGGGGATACCATCAAATACCTCTTTGGCCTGGCCGACGCCCAGGCCGTAGAAAGCGTGTTCATGCGCCACGCATACGGCCGTTCCGCCTGCATCTCCACTCAGGTTGGTTGCCGTATGGGCTGTTGTTTTTGTGCTTCCACCATTGGCGGCCTTATTCGCAACCTTTCACCGGGGGAAATGTACGATCAGGTTTTGGCCATGCAATCCGATGTTGGTGAGAGGATCAGCCACGTGGTACTCATGGGTTCCGGGGAACCCATGGATAACTTCGATCACGTTATGATTTTCCTGGAACATCTTACCGCACCCTACGGTTTGCATATTGGGTACCGGCATATTACCCTCTCTACCTGTGGGGTAGTACCGGGGATTTTAAAGCTGGCCCGGCGGCGCCTGCCCCTAACCCTGGCCGTATCCCTGCACGCTCCCAACGATGAGCTGCGTAACCGGCTCGTGCCCATCAACCGGCGCCATCCCCTGGGGGAGTTGATACCCGCCTGCCGGGAATACATAAAACTTACCGGCCGGCGCATCACCTTTGAATATGCCCTTTTGGCTGGGGTGAACGATAGCCCCCGCTGTGCCCTTGAGCTGGCCCGGTTGGTAAAAGGATTGCTTTGCCATATCAACCTCATCCCGGCGAACCCCGTGGGCAGAAGGGATTTTTCCCGCACTCCCGCGACGCGGGTACAGCACTTCAAAAATTTGCTGGAAAAGGCCGGGCTTTCAGTAACGGTGCGGCGGGAACTGGGCAGCGATATTGATGCCGCTTGCGGGCAACTGCGACGCCGGGTCCTGGGATTGAATGGGTAG
- the rsmB gene encoding 16S rRNA (cytosine(967)-C(5))-methyltransferase RsmB, whose translation MARINAREVALKVLYAVDQEEAYANLALDRILEHYRPGKLDRAFATELAYGVLRRLNTLDWLLGHFLRQPLASQNPWIRNILRLGAYQIMYMERVPDAAACNESSELARRYGHPGVVGFVNGVLRNLARRGRQIPFPDLNDDPVAHISLRYSHPAWLVRRWLKEYGLEETIALCQADNSPAPNTVRTNTLKVSRQELMERLREEGVTAEPASFAPEGLKIAGFPSLHGFVPFEEGLFLVQDESSILVGHALSPFPGARVLDAAAAPGTKTTHLAQLMGDRGEITALDIHPHKIKLIAANCRRLGITCVRPVEADARYPDQSMHQWADFVLLDAPCSGLGVLRRRPDARWRKTEGSIAEMAGLQKEMLEGAARCLKPGGVLVYSTCTVTREENLGQVEDFLTRHPEFQLEDLSTLLPAGLDEQGTLSRGYIQLLPHRHGMDGFFMTRLRKRFPA comes from the coding sequence TTGGCCCGGATCAATGCCAGGGAAGTGGCCTTAAAGGTTTTATATGCCGTGGATCAGGAGGAGGCATATGCCAACCTGGCCCTGGACCGCATTCTGGAACATTACCGCCCGGGAAAGCTGGACCGGGCCTTTGCCACCGAGCTGGCCTACGGCGTCCTGCGCCGTTTAAATACTCTAGACTGGCTCCTGGGCCACTTCTTACGCCAACCCCTGGCCTCCCAGAACCCGTGGATCCGTAATATCCTGCGTCTCGGGGCCTATCAAATCATGTACATGGAGCGGGTGCCCGATGCAGCGGCATGCAATGAGTCCAGCGAACTGGCTCGCCGTTACGGTCACCCCGGGGTGGTGGGTTTTGTAAACGGGGTGCTGCGTAACCTGGCCCGGCGGGGCAGGCAGATACCTTTTCCCGATCTAAATGACGACCCGGTTGCCCACATTTCCCTTCGTTACTCCCATCCGGCCTGGCTGGTCCGGCGCTGGCTTAAGGAATATGGCCTGGAGGAAACGATAGCCCTCTGTCAGGCCGACAACAGCCCGGCTCCCAACACGGTACGTACCAACACCCTGAAGGTCAGCCGTCAGGAATTAATGGAACGCTTAAGGGAAGAGGGTGTGACGGCGGAACCAGCCTCCTTTGCTCCGGAAGGGTTGAAGATAGCCGGTTTTCCTTCCCTGCATGGCTTTGTTCCCTTTGAAGAAGGCCTGTTCCTGGTCCAGGATGAAAGCTCCATCCTGGTGGGACATGCCCTGTCGCCTTTTCCGGGGGCGCGGGTACTGGATGCGGCAGCTGCTCCAGGTACCAAGACCACACACCTGGCCCAGTTGATGGGGGATCGGGGGGAAATAACTGCCCTGGACATCCATCCCCACAAAATAAAATTGATTGCTGCCAACTGCCGCCGGCTGGGCATCACCTGTGTCCGGCCCGTGGAGGCGGATGCCCGTTACCCTGACCAGAGTATGCATCAATGGGCCGATTTTGTCCTTCTGGATGCCCCCTGTTCCGGGTTGGGGGTGCTCCGGCGGCGGCCCGATGCCCGCTGGCGCAAGACCGAGGGTTCCATTGCGGAAATGGCAGGCCTGCAAAAAGAGATGCTGGAGGGGGCGGCCCGCTGCTTGAAACCGGGCGGGGTGCTGGTGTACAGTACCTGTACCGTAACCAGGGAAGAAAACCTCGGCCAGGTGGAAGACTTTCTAACCCGCCATCCAGAGTTTCAACTGGAAGATCTTTCTACACTTTTGCCTGCCGGTCTGGATGAACAGGGAACCCTGTCCCGCGGTTACATCCAGCTTTTACCTCACCGGCACGGGATGGACGGATTTTTCATGACCCGCCTGCGCAAGAGGTTCCCCGCGTGA
- a CDS encoding DUF116 domain-containing protein, which produces MNTHKRLFLGLLGASLLLVALLAAGTWYLIFNPARSIAYQVILFTMVSLLVGVVFWAFGGLAGIVITLLAARTFEPLQGPMRVAVSLFFPVALALGRLLRIDSNRIKRSFIEVNNQLVQARHLKVQPKELLLLVPHCLQYSECPHKITVHVDNCRRCGKCCISKLLELKDKYDFNMGLATGGTLARKYVREYHPRAIVAVACERDLASGILDSNPIPVLGVTNERPYGPCFNTCVSIPMVEGAIRCFCGLDKE; this is translated from the coding sequence ATGAACACTCATAAGCGGCTATTCTTAGGGCTTTTAGGAGCCAGCCTGTTATTGGTAGCTTTACTGGCGGCGGGTACCTGGTACTTGATTTTTAACCCGGCCCGTTCGATTGCCTACCAGGTGATTCTTTTTACCATGGTTTCCCTGCTGGTAGGGGTTGTCTTCTGGGCTTTTGGCGGCCTGGCGGGAATAGTAATTACCCTTCTGGCAGCCCGTACCTTTGAGCCGCTGCAGGGACCCATGCGGGTGGCCGTAAGTTTGTTTTTCCCGGTGGCCCTTGCCCTTGGCCGCCTGCTGCGCATAGACTCCAACCGGATTAAAAGATCCTTTATTGAAGTCAACAACCAGCTGGTACAGGCCAGGCACCTGAAGGTGCAACCAAAAGAATTGCTTTTGCTTGTACCCCACTGCCTGCAGTACAGCGAATGTCCCCATAAAATCACGGTCCATGTTGACAACTGCCGCCGTTGTGGGAAATGCTGTATAAGCAAGTTGCTGGAATTAAAGGATAAATACGATTTTAATATGGGACTGGCTACGGGGGGTACCCTGGCCCGCAAATACGTGCGGGAATACCACCCCCGGGCGATTGTAGCCGTTGCCTGCGAACGAGATTTGGCCAGCGGTATTCTGGACAGCAATCCCATTCCCGTTCTGGGGGTGACCAATGAGCGACCCTACGGACCCTGTTTCAATACCTGCGTGTCCATACCCATGGTGGAGGGAGCCATTCGCTGCTTTTGCGGGTTGGATAAGGAGTGA